A genomic segment from Variovorax paradoxus B4 encodes:
- the yidC gene encoding membrane protein insertase YidC, whose translation MNDIRRTILWVIFGFSLVLLWDQWQVFNGNKPTFLPSSKPAAVASAPAGSAPAASNGVPTASAASGSAGAVPTQTAPAAPREQVNVTTDLFKAVIDSEGATVNYLELLKYDEADRTKHVVLFENGSPATRYVAQTGLLNPVDSGDRFPNHLTPMAPKAGPREMAAGQDTLEVGFESAPVGGLKYVKTYVFHRGDYAIGVRHEVVNVSDQPRDAQLYMQLLRHGTVAAGTMFGTNTFTGPAAYTNEKKFHKLDFKDIAKGKIEPPPPANDGWVAMVQHYFVSAWLLKGDPASEQLKREFRVKDLGDNLFTVAMVATLPKIAPGQTQVVNSALFAGPEEEKKLEAIAPGLDLVKDYGIFAIISKPLYWLLNQLHGILGNWGWAIVALVVLLKAAFYWLNAKAYASMAKMKAINPKIMEMRERLKDKPQEMQQEMMRIYKTEKVNPMGGCFPIVIQIPVFIALYWVLLSSVEMRHAPWIGWITDLSAPDPWYILPVVMTLTSLFQTWLNPTPPDPMQAKLMWIMPLAFSVMFIFFPAGLVLYWITNNVLSIAQQWFINKRLGVLGK comes from the coding sequence CTTCAACGGCAACAAGCCGACCTTCCTGCCGTCGAGCAAGCCGGCCGCCGTGGCCAGCGCTCCGGCAGGCAGCGCGCCAGCCGCCAGCAATGGCGTGCCAACCGCTTCCGCCGCCAGCGGCAGCGCGGGCGCCGTGCCCACGCAGACCGCGCCCGCCGCGCCGCGCGAGCAGGTCAACGTGACCACCGACCTGTTCAAGGCGGTGATCGACAGCGAAGGCGCCACGGTCAACTACCTCGAACTGCTCAAGTACGACGAAGCCGATCGCACCAAGCACGTCGTGCTGTTCGAGAACGGCTCGCCGGCCACGCGCTACGTGGCGCAGACCGGCCTGCTGAACCCGGTCGATTCCGGCGACCGCTTCCCCAACCACCTGACGCCGATGGCGCCGAAGGCCGGTCCGCGCGAAATGGCCGCAGGCCAGGACACGCTGGAAGTGGGCTTCGAAAGCGCGCCCGTCGGCGGCCTGAAGTACGTCAAGACCTACGTGTTCCATCGCGGCGACTACGCCATCGGCGTGCGCCACGAGGTCGTCAACGTGAGCGACCAGCCGCGCGATGCGCAGCTCTACATGCAGCTGCTGCGCCACGGCACGGTGGCCGCCGGCACGATGTTCGGCACCAACACCTTCACCGGCCCGGCCGCGTACACCAACGAGAAGAAGTTCCATAAGCTCGATTTCAAGGACATTGCCAAGGGCAAGATCGAGCCGCCGCCGCCCGCCAACGACGGCTGGGTTGCCATGGTGCAGCACTACTTCGTGTCGGCCTGGCTCCTCAAGGGCGACCCGGCCAGCGAACAGCTCAAGCGCGAATTCCGCGTGAAGGACCTGGGCGACAACCTCTTCACCGTCGCCATGGTGGCCACGCTGCCGAAGATCGCCCCCGGGCAGACGCAGGTGGTCAACAGCGCGCTGTTCGCCGGCCCCGAGGAAGAAAAGAAGCTCGAAGCCATCGCGCCGGGCCTCGACCTGGTCAAGGACTACGGCATCTTCGCGATCATCTCGAAGCCGCTGTACTGGCTGCTGAACCAGCTGCACGGCATCCTGGGCAACTGGGGCTGGGCCATCGTGGCGCTGGTGGTGCTGCTGAAGGCGGCCTTCTACTGGCTCAACGCCAAGGCCTACGCGAGCATGGCCAAGATGAAGGCCATCAATCCGAAGATCATGGAAATGCGCGAGCGGCTGAAGGACAAGCCGCAGGAAATGCAGCAGGAAATGATGCGAATCTACAAGACCGAGAAGGTCAATCCGATGGGCGGCTGCTTCCCGATCGTGATCCAGATCCCGGTGTTCATCGCGCTGTACTGGGTGCTGCTGTCGTCGGTCGAAATGCGCCACGCGCCGTGGATCGGCTGGATCACCGACCTGTCGGCACCGGACCCCTGGTACATCCTGCCGGTCGTGATGACGCTCACCTCGCTGTTCCAGACCTGGCTCAACCCGACGCCGCCCGATCCGATGCAGGCCAAGCTGATGTGGATCATGCCGCTCGCGTTCAGCGTGATGTTCATCTTCTTCCCGGCCGGCCTGGTGCTGTACTGGATCACCAACAACGTGCTGTCGATCGCGCAGCAGTGGTTCATCAACAAGCGGCTGGGCGTGCTGGGCAAATAA